Proteins from one Ananas comosus cultivar F153 linkage group 5, ASM154086v1, whole genome shotgun sequence genomic window:
- the LOC109711055 gene encoding zinc transporter 7-like has protein sequence MSFFEEMDSLYYYSGFRDQLRHFSEAVSSSLATGSCGGAAEEEEEGCRDDAAALRLKLAAMAAILVAGMVGVAIPLAAGRKRRRLLSTESGFFALAKAFAAGVILATGFVHMLHDAEAALTDPCLPRFPWRRFPFSGFVAMAAALATLVLDFLATQFYERKHRATAAAAAAETDAAAEDDEERSIIAAAPEPPVDEDEDEGEGSAKGRDAVHIVGMLAHAAAHGHSHHHGHAHGDGDGDEGQVSSHVRHVVVSQILELGIVSHSVIIGLSLGVSRSPCTIRPLMAALSFHQFFEGFALGGCISQARFKNLSAIIMATFFAITTPLGIGVGTGIASVYNANSPRALVVEGLLDSVSAGILIYMSLVDLIAADFLSRRMSCDLRFQVASYCTLLGGALAMSALAIWA, from the exons ATGTCGTTCTTCGAG GAAATGGATTCCTTGTATTATTACAGTGGATTCCGCGACCAGTTGCGCCATTTCTCTG AGGCGGTGTCGTCCTCGCTGGCGACGGGGAgctgcggcggcgcggcggaggaggaggaggaggggtgccGCGACGACGCGGCGGCGCTGCGGCTGAAGctggcggcgatggcggcgatcCTGGTGGCGGGGATGGTGGGCGTGGCGATCCCCCTGGCGGCGGGGCGGAAGCGGCGGCGCCTCCTGAGCACGGAGAGCGGCTTCTTCGCCCTCGCCAAGGCCTTCGCCGCGGGCGTCATCCTCGCCACGGGCTTCGTCCACATGCTCCACGACGCCGAGGCCGCGCTCACCGACCCCTGCCTCCCCCGCTTCCCCTGGCGCCGCTTCCCCTTCTCCGGCTTCGTCGCCAtggccgccgccctcgccaccCTCGTCCTCGACTTCCTCGCCACCCAGTTCTACGAGCGCAAGCAccgcgccaccgccgccgccgccgccgccgagaccgacgccgcggcggaggacgacgaggagcgCTCCATCATCGCCGCGGCGCCGGAGCCGCCcgtggacgaggacgaggacgagggcgagggctcCGCCAAGGGCCGCGACGCGGTGCACATCGTGGGGATGCTCGCGCACGCGGCGGCGCACGGCCACAGCCACCACCACGGCCACGCGCACGGGGACGGGGACGGGGACGAGGGCCAGGTCTCCTCGCACGTGCGCCACGTCGTCGTCTCCCAG ATTTTGGAGCTTGGGATCGTGTCGCACTCGGTGATCATCGGGCTATCACTGGGCGTGTCTCGGAGTCCGTGCACGATAAGGCCGTTAATGGCGGCGCTCTCTTTCCACCAGTTCTTTGAAGGGTTTGCATTGGGTGGCTGCATCTCTCAG GCACGGTTCAAGAACTTGTCGGCCATAATCATGGCAACGTTCTTCGCGATCACAACGCCGCTGGGGATCGGCGTCGGGACGGGGATAGCCTCCGTCTACAACGCCAACAGCCCGCGGGCCCTGGTGGTGGAGGGCCTGCTGGACTCGGTGTCGGCGGGCATCCTCATCTACATGTCCCTCGTCGACCTCATCGCGGCCGACTTCCTCAGCCGTCGGATGAGCTGTGATTTGCGGTTCCAAGTCGCCTCCTACTGCACCCTCCTCGGCGGCGCCCTTGCCATGTCGGCCCTCGCCATCTGGGCTTAA
- the LOC109711054 gene encoding uncharacterized protein LOC109711054, translating to MVGLFVALFMPINIHTLFSLFFPIKSIMEVVKKEVILLTLLCFSLRDVLVDGKRKITAMDKEDAVEKKLKLLNKPAVKTIQSEDGDIIDCVDVYKQPAFDHPLLRNHTITLRPSEEPFTKAANADSNSSANLAWQVWRKSGSCPEGTIPILRIEKRHLLNTNSLETYGRKPRHGVTKHEIHLPNKTILIGVEDLNEVSVLVGAGYSYLGIQARINTWNPRVEASDEFSSAQIWLRNGPFRNFDSVEAGWIVYPDLYNDTATRFFIYWAAGANTGCFNLLCSGFVQIDPSIALGARIDPISQEWGDQYIIELTIWKDLKDDDKWWVAYGRTTFGYWPASIFRGLTKVGTVALFGGIVYSPRMKQQLPHTRTAMGSGRFAFDHWGQAAFIGQPRIMDYSKTFKYPDPGQTFSTHTDCYSGENYAEVQFTEPRFYFGGPGRNMYCK from the exons ATGGTAGGATTATTTGTTGCCTTGTTTATGCCTATAAATATTCATACTTTATTCTCCTTATTCTTCCCTATCAAATCTATAATGGAGGTGGTAAAGAAGGAGGTAATCTTGCTTACTTTGCTTTGCTTTTCTTTGAGGGATGTTTTGGTGGATGGTAAAAGGAAAATTACAGCAATGGACAAAGAAGATGCTGTGGAGAAAAAGTTAAAGCTCCTCAATAAACCTGCAGTGAAAACCATACAG AGTGAAGACGGCGATATCATTGATTGTGTTGACGTATACAAACAACCGGCATTTGATCACCCGCTGCTTCGAAACCACACAATTACG TTGAGACCAAGTGAAGAGCCCTTCACAAAAGCAGCAAATGCTGATTCTAATTCTTCAGCTAATTTGGCTTGGCAAGTATGGCGAAAGAGCGGGAGCTGCCCCGAAGGAACAATCCCTATTCTGAGAATCGAGAAGCGCCATCTACTGAACACTAACTCGCTCGAAACCTACGGGAGGAAACCTCGACATGGCGTAACCAAGCACGAGATCCACTTACCCAACAAAACCATACTCATTGGAGTCGAAGATCTGAATGAG GTCAGTGTGCTAGTTGGAGCAGGCTACAGCTACCTCGGAATTCAAGCAAGAATCAACACATGGAACCCGCGTGTTGAAGCCTCCGACGAATTCAGCTCTGCGCAGATTTGGCTGAGGAACGGCCCGTTCCGTAATTTCGACTCCGTCGAAGCTGGATGGATT GTGTATCCTGATCTGTACAATGATACTGCAACTAGGTTCTTTATATACTGGGCG GCTGGAGCCAACACAGGATGCTTCAACCTCCTTTGCTCGGGTTTTGTACAAATCGACCCCTCTATCGCACTCGGAGCGCGGATTGATCCGATTTCTCAGGAATGGGGGGACCAGTACATAATAGAGCTCACGATCTGGAAG GACTTGAAAGATGATGATAAGTGGTGGGTGGCATACGGGAGGACCACATTTGGCTACTGGCCGGCGAGCATCTTCCGCGGGCTAACCAAAGTGGGCACCGTCGCGCTGTTCGGCGGCATCGTGTACAGCCCCCGCATGAAGCAGCAGCTGCCGCACACCAGGACGGCCATGGGGAGCGGCCGCTTCGCCTTCGACCACTGGGGCCAAGCCGCGTTCATCGGCCAGCCGCGGATCATGGACTACTCGAAGACCTTCAAGTACCCCGACCCGGGCCAAACCTTCAGCACCCATACGGACTGCTACAGCGGAGAGAATTACGCCGAAGTTCAGTTCACTGAGCCGCGCTTCTACTTCGGGGGCCCTGGCAGGAACATGTACTGCAAGTAA